Part of the Aquila chrysaetos chrysaetos chromosome Z, bAquChr1.4, whole genome shotgun sequence genome is shown below.
GAAGAAAGGATGAGTGGGAAGACAGTATCTTAAATGCCTAGAAGGAGGAGTGAAAATTATAGTATCCTTTTCACTGCTGGGCAGCTTCTTCCACCgctttgtttatatatattttcaattaTAGCACTGGCTATCTCCATTCAGGTAAAATTCCCAAGAAGGACTGATGGGATTtgatagaaaagaaattaacctAGAATTACAGGGTATAATGCTCATAATCCGTCTTTTGGCatggagttgagccgggaagtTAAGGGTAAGCCTTTGACCAGATGTCTACTGTTCTCCCACTAGATCCTTACAGTAAGCCTCCAGCTTAGACAGAGAAAAGTATCAAGATGCAGCTGTACTGAAGCCATCACTATTTCATCAGTGTAGTGCATAATACACAGCTTATACGTCTCTGAAGActccaaaggaagaaaaggagtttATGAGGACAAAGAGGAGAGGATGtaacttggaaaataaaaggaaaacatatacTGAGAAAGGAATGGATGCTGTTTTGTCAGGACACAAAGCAAGGTGgctgaagcaaataaaaaaccagGAAGGATCTTGCCTACTGAAAGAataagcaaagatttttttgtttgttttgctattttttgtatctttatttaatttcaaaggctCCATTACTGATTATCTCTCTCTTCATGACTTGGTAAGCTGGCTGAAAAGatatgcattttggttttgtactaCAGGAATAAACTCCCATCACATGGAATCTCTTACTCacaagggaattttttttctctcatcttgTTTCCCAAGGCATCTTTGAGATGGTTATCAATAAATAACAGACAGTAACTGGCTAAACAGTCTGTTACCTACTTTTCCTTTCATCAGTTGGTGAAAAATCTGCACAAACTACATACGGGAGtgccagcagaagaaaataccaCTTGTTTCACTGAGACAGATGCATACTGCTAAATATAGATTTTGCAGAACTCTTGGTTTCTGAGTTCATAGGACTCATTTCCACTGCTTCTCAGTggctctttctcctcccccacGTCATTGTCTTTCATCTGTGCAAAATAGGTAGGAGAAGCTTTGCATTCATAGTGCCTGTCAAGAGATTTCAGGTGGATCAACATATGAAGAGCATAGGCAAGAACCAGCAGCAGAATCAGAGACATAACCAATCCCATAAGTattgctggagagaaaaaggatgCACAGTCTTTTGCATAGGCAAAATGTCCTTCTTGAATGTTAAAACCTTGAATCtacaaagagaataaaagagctcatattaaataaagtatttgcTGTCTTGGTTACAAACAACTTCATGAATTTGCTCCTGATGCAagtaagaattttttaatttaatatctgCTTACTGCAAAATTGTAACTATCAGTGCTAGCTGGAGTTAACACTCAGAGTTTATCCAGGTCAGTCTTCTAGAAACCGCCAGTTATTCTAATCCCCTGCACTATGCTGCCCAAAGGATTTGcagttgtgttttaaagaaaatcttctaTGATCGCTCTTGATAGCCCAATCATATTTAATTGTAAGTGTGGTACCTTTCAAATTAACAGTGCATTTCCAGTATCATTTGTTGAGAATCTCCAGAGTCTCTGGTTCAAACTGCATAAACTTCAACACAACAAACAAGGAAATATTCTCAGTTGCCTATCCTAATACTAGACTTTTCTCACCAGATCCAAGTGTGCCATATATGGCAGTAAATCAGCTAAACTACATGAAGTTGCATTCAGCTATGCCCAATACCCATAAGTTTTACCTGTGGCTTCAGTTCTGACATGGAGTTTACCACACTGGCATTCAGGGAATTGACTGTCTGCTTCACTAGATCGCTCCATGAGCATTTATCACATGGTGAGAAAAGGGGGACTAACTTTTGCCTCAATCCcctttttcagctcttcaacCCCTATGACCTAGGTATCTTAAAACAAGACATCCTAGTCCAGTCATCTTAGGCTTCTTTATtgtcaaatgcagaaaaataggCACTTTCAGAAGATGATTAATCTCATCCTAAAATAAGGACTTAAGATGAGTCAGAGGAATTATCCACTGGCTTTAGAGGCAGACTGGGGTGACTATAATTAGGGCACAAGGTTAAAATTACTAGGCATCAAAAGTTAAGGGAGATGACTCCCATACTTGGTGACTGATGCTGCTATTGATGCTGGGTTTGAGACCCCAGCTCAGAGAGATATAACACTGAAAGTTAAATTCACTCCTGACTCTAAAGGGAAAGACAGGCAAGATACTACAGAAAATCTATACAGCccttcatttgctttgaaaGGAAGATAAGTATAATAATTGAAGTCTTCATTTCTATTCAATTTCTATTTCAAGTTCCATGGAGATCCTGTAAACTGTACATGGAAGGTCATTATACTTTCTTGgcagtgaaatgcaaaatttccaATCAGTCTACCTCTGGGATCCATTTGGCTTAATTCCATGACATTACCTGGAAATCAATAAAAGTGACTTCCCAAAGCTTTGAAAGATCATTTGCAGAGCTGGGTATGAGGAGTGCATCATATCTCTGCAAGCTGCTCACATGTTCACAGTGGTAGGAGTAACTTGCTGGTGCATATATTCTGGTTGCATTAAACGTCGCTTGTATGGAGTGGTTGTAAAGAAGTTGCAGTCTGTGTAAACTGAACCAGTTCTGAACAGACAGCTGGTAATAGCTGGTTGTTAATAAGAATCTGAAAATATTGTATGGGAAGAAAGATGAGTAAGAAAACAAGTCTAACTAAGAGTTGTAACTATTAAATTCACAAGTTGAACATCTTAGAAGACACACTGGTATTACCAGAGTTTCACCCATTTATATCAGTGTGAGCTCTAGCTCCTTCTATTGAGTCTGCAAAGTGATTTGAGTTTCTTCATTGTTGCATCTGAAGGAGTTTGCTGCTCTCCCACACAGTGAGAGGAAATGTGAGGGATTTTTCctaaatgaatgagaaaaatctaAGTGCAACATTGGTATTGTACATCCATCCAAGATATGGAAAACTATTGATcaagaaatgttgttttctttgattGCAAGAAGCAAACATAAAGTAGGTCACAGTCTGATGCCTCAAGAGTCCTCACTATCAGTTCTTGCGGCAAAATTCCCAGACAAAAGTGTAGCTAATTAGCAAGGTTTAGCAAAAATCTCAGACATGGGAAGATTCTATTCAAAAGAGATGACCCGAACTTTTCTTGTTAACAGAAAAGTCAACATAGAAGAAGAAATGCCTTAATAAAGCAAGGCAGATGTTGTTTGTAAAATGACAGACCTACTAAATGCAGGTGTCTTGCTTATACAACCAACAGTTCTACCACATTATTTTTGCTTACATATATTCTCCCACACACTTTTTGCACAACTAACTGCATAACAATGGATATTAACATGTAatattttatcatctttatcttttctttaaacatctaatattttctttatcacATTAACTTACCTAATAACAAGTCCCTTTAGATTGCCAATGTCACCAAACTTCAGAGAAAGCCTAGGTCAAAAAGGAAGTAACATCAAGCTAgataaaaacttcagaaatcttaagagaaaaaagcagcacaaaagatTAAGCACAGTTATACATGAagcctttttttcagtatacctttgaagtcagcagaaaaaaaaaactgaaaggaTTAAATCTTCCTCCAGTAAAATCCAGTAGTTCAGCTGTTAATGTGATCAAGGCCTAGACTATCCAGAAAGAACAGAACTGCATGCTCAACTTTCAACACACTTCAATCCCACTGCTTCCAACATCGGTTGACGATTAAGTTAATTCGATCTGTGTTCTCCTTCTCAAGCCATGATATCTTAGTCCGGAATAACCTCTGTATGTCATTAGAAATTGTAAACAGCCACATTATTCTCATCTATTTAGATACTAGAGCATAACAAATGCAGATGACATTTGAGTTCAAACTCCACACATGCGCATCGTCAGAGCAATATAAATGCACTGACTGTGAGGTAGCTCTACAAAGTTTATCTGCGGTGAGCATGGACACCTGGAGTTTACTAAAGTGTAAGGCAGCAGGTTAATTGTAAACTAATGCATACTCTACCATCCTTCTACCATCTCTGGAATTAATGCATTGTAGCACTGCATGATTCAATGGCATATGTTGTTTTGGCTTAACAATAATATTTTGCCTCTTAAAACCTGCATAATAGAGTCTCAGTGTTGACATAACATTTTCAGACTAAGTTAGAGACAAAATATAGTGAAACCATGCAGCACCTGAAAGACTTCTGAACctaaagctgaagaaaaaaacagctagCCTTATGATTTCGTATGAGGTCTAGACTTCTTCTTGTACCCTGACTAACACTAGTCCCATAAGCGAGGACACTGAATCTAGCCTATCCCTTGCTTTATTACAAAGGGAAATGATAGATAGTTGAGACACAGGCAAATATGTCATTCAGTTCAGTGGCCTGATCCAGAAGTTGGTGCATTAAAAACCCTGCAGGTTGGATTATTATATTCGTCTAGCAAATGCATATGTGTTCagtgtcaaatattttttcctggctcCAGCTATTTTGCGTTGGCCTAAAGCCACAACAGAGTATTGTCTTAATAAAGAAggctggagaagggagaagtTTAAGGTACTCTTCTGGGGTGAGAAAAACCGGGCAATGCATCATGTGAGCACTCAGCCATCAACTGGCATAATCTAGGTCAGTCCTTAAACCTGAGATTACACAGCAACATTCAAGCCagtttttgcctttcttctctgctaCAGTCAAATGCAGGTTGACTGAAAATCTAACCCAAGACTTGCATTTGGCAACTACACTAAGCCTAATCCTGACTCATGAGCCCAGATTAACCATTTTCCTATCCACAGAGCATGATTTCTACATATAGGGACTTCGATCAGTACTTAGATGCTGTAGGTGGCAATGAATGGATACTTGAAACATACAGTTTCTACTGACTTGATACTTGCAGTCTAGCAGAGATGCCACAGATCTGCTCATGCAGTCTGACAAATCCCTCCTAGCAAGAGCTCAGAATAAGCCAGGCCTTTCTTGGTTAGGATTCTGGAGCACATTCAAAGGGCAGGAGTCAGTGGGACTAGTATTTCTCAGTGTATCCCAAATAAGCAAAGTATAGAACATGCAAGAAAGCATAACCATGGGGGAGGGGTagcattttctcctctctctccacagaacagaggagaaaaggctCAGTAGCCACAATGTATCTCTTGACCCCAGCAAAAAAAGCCAGCCTCCGCTTCAAACTAAGCATGAAGGTCCTGCCTGCCTTTACGTGTGTCCATAGTTCAAGGCTACTCAGAAAACCGTgggagaaacaaagacaaaagtcAGGAGACGTGGCAGATAAGATGGCACTGGACCCACAGATTCTGAGATCAAACCTCAGATatggtgaaacactgaaaaaaagttatgtcAAGGGTATGCTGTAGAGTAGTTCTGCTTCCTGactcttcctgcagctttttaaatgaataatgtGTTCTATAAACTCCCAAATATCTTCCAACATAATGCATCAAGCAGAATATATAGCCCTGTGGTGTgttgaccccagccagccacTAAGACCCAtccagccactcactcactctgtcccccccaccccacagcaggacaggggagagaataggaagagcaaaagagagagaactcatgggtcaagatagtgtttaataagtgaagaggggaaaaaaaagaccaaagtTTTGCAAGGGCAATCACTGACCATCTCCCACGAGCAGACCGATGCCCAGTGAATCTCTGAGCAACAGCCACCCTGGAAGACACAACCCCTACCCACTTCTTCCTCTACCctagtttttattgctgagcatgacattatatgGCAGGGAATATAACATTGGCCAACTCGGGTCAGCTGTCCAGGCACTGTCCCCTTCCAGTTTCTTGCCAACCTCAGCCTACTCACTGCGGGGGCAGAGTGACAAACAGATAAAGCCTGGACACTGTGCAAGCATTGCTCACCAAGAGCCAAAAcgctggtgtgttatcaacactgttttcaccACAGACCCAAAACACAAGAGAATTATCTCCCCCCGCCAGAGCCAGGACAACTAATGTCTTAGAACTCTCAATTTACAGAATGAATGATCCACTACTGTAACCAGACTGTAGAGGTACCTGTGACAGATAGGTAAGCAGAGTAGCCTGCTCAAACCTAACAGTCTCCAAACAGCAGCTCCAGTAGGAGTTTGCAGTCCACCACTGCACtgtctttctgatttttcaagcCTTACGAAAAACTGTAAAACTACactctgtgttttgaaatcGTTACTTTTGCATGAGTACATTTCCTATAAGGTTACAATCATTGCTAATAAGACTAAGAGTATTTCTGAATTGCAGAccagaagagaagaaggaatgTTTGTTAagttattactttttatttttaaaataatattattccattctcttcctctgcctgtcAAATCATAGTGCTGGATTAGCTCACACGCTGATGTTGTAAAATTCAGACTGTCTTGCTGAATACTGTGATACCACAGGCAGAAAACCTGGCTTCTTTTTCAATTatactttcagttttcttgtaaCCTCACTAAAATTTCTGTGCACCTTGGATTATCTTTCACAAATGTATAATCAGAAAGAGTTAACACCTACTTTTCGTGGAAACGTCTTTAGATATACAGGTGAAATGTTGCATAGGACCTAACTGAAACTGCTGGTTTTGGTCATGTTATTTTTATCGTTGTGTGTCATTACAGATTTAAACACAGTTTATGGGGTAGACTCAGTGCCCATGTTCAGCACATGCCCTGTTAGGTATCCACCTCCTAATTTTTAGACTCTTGACTACCAGAGTGGAAATCAATGACCTGGTATTAGACATGAAGCCAGTCAGCATGGAGCGAGAGAAGTGGTCAGGTACatgacaaaggaaataaaaaaacctacatgCCTTTCTAGTATAGCCATGGGATTGAAGGATTTTGGATCCAGTTAGGTTAATGTATAGCTCTTACTCAGGTTCAGCAAGAGCAAAGCTGCTAAATCCTGTTCATGCTGAAGAAATTCATGACAGACTGAGATGTAGAGTTCAGGTTCTCAGAGACTCTTCAGGTCACATGCAAACCTGTAGGGAATTTGCTCTTTGGCTTCAGCAACTTACAGATCACATCCTGGGACTTGGGGCTACCTAACTCTGTTTCTAAATACACATCTGCATCTTGTACCAATGGTTTACATTACTGCTGGCACACATCCTGTGAAGGGATAAGTAGTGATGCACAGCCAGCTCCTAAGCCCCTATAGGGCTTGAATAGGTCCTTGAATAGGATCCACTATTCAATCTCCCAAGTGGCTACGTAAAACAGCTCGAGGCTAAAAAGATCAACAGCTTCAGCCTCATATGCAGTAAGAGCAAAACTGGCTGGCCACAAGGATTGACTACACTACTGCAAGACATGAAGACAGCTATGTACATCTATGTGCCCCATGAAAGACTGGTCTGTAAGTATATAATCcatgctgccctgctgcctgcaatATCAGGACATTATAGGAAGGAGCTTGCCCCTGGGGCACTTACACCACATAATACAAGTTCTGTTTCCTTCAGTATGTATTTACTAGACTTGTTATCTGGTACTAGTTCCCTTGGCAGAGTACAATGCCACCTTACATTGCGTTGTCTTCACTGCAGTTTGAATCTCCAACATCCACTGTTGCATGGACACCAAATGTCTTCTCCGTCAAATCCAGTTGCGTGTGGTTTTCAAACTTAATCATGATCCTCTTGGCCCAGAAGAGAATGCAGGGGATGCCATTAACTGTGACATTGAGAGGGCTGTAGTGGCTATGGGTGAACGGCCTCCAGGATGCTCTTTCCCACTGTCCTTTCCTGCTCAAGTTGTAGCTGACAACCTGATTGACCACATAAAAGATCGGTATCAGAATATGTGTATTTCAGCAGTTACTCTCCATCCTACCAGAATAAATGAGGCCAGCACTTCACAGATGAAGCCAGTTCTCAGCTGCAGCAGTACTGAactgaggaagcagagaaatCTCTGGCTAACCCTTCCCACCATGGGAATGGCACCATACAGACCTCTAGCTCCAGAAAAACTGGCCAGAGAGCCAATATAAGTTGTACTTACTCTACTCGGGTAGTATCACTGGGGCAAACCACATTCTTAGCATGCTCCTGTCTCACCTCAGCACACTGTGGAGCTGCCCAATATAGAAAGTTGAAGCAGAGCTAGAATCACAAGGTGCTCACCCCAGGAGAATAGTCTCTAGGACACCTGTAAGAATTACTTCAACACACTGAAGAGGACTCAGCTTGGGCCAGGGACCCAGCCTACCATGCTGAAAGCACACTAGGCAACTGTCCAGGTGAAAGAAATGTCCAAGTCTACATCTACCTGCAGACTGTTTGGCTCCTGATGGctttaaaatcaggaaaatgcCTGCTGCAGAACAGGATGGCTCAAGTATGGATCCCTGCCTTTACAAAATCAGTCGCTGGCAAGCTTAAAACACGGGGACTGTAGCTTCCATGCCATCTGTAGACATTAGAAAAAAGCTATCCCTTCGAAGCCAAATTTCATAGCAAATGGAGGACAATTTGGCTGTCAGGCAATATAATTTGAGACAGTGAGTTAGGGCTAAGGACTTCAAAATTTAACTGTAATTTCCATATTTCAGACTAAAATTACCAGACATCAGCTCTTTTCCATCTACACATATGTCCTATCTGAATATGAGAACATATACAATGTCTGCATGGCTGTTTTGCACGTGATATGATTAAGCAAGTTCAAATCACGTACAAACAAGAGAGGTGTTCTGAATCCCAGACACAAACAGCATCTCACCAGGCTCCAGAAGGGACATGGTTAAGCCCAAAGCTTTGTCTTGGcttaaagagagattttttttgctgttcagaTTAGTGAATCACGTCTCCCAGCTCAGACCGTGAAAGACCCCTTTTGATACTTGACCTTACATATGGCACAAGACTGCTTTAGGATTAAAATTAGTAAGTACTCACAGCACCAAGCTGAAAGCAAGGTAAGATCATGGTCAGAAAACGTTATGCAACAGCCAGCAAGAAACATTGACCATGACTATCATTTGTATAAATGATAAGGCTGTCTTCTCAGAAGTACAGACGAGAGAGATTTAATCAACTAATTATTTACACTAGATTGCATCACTTGCAGGTTTTTTGGTAAGGAAGTCCTTTATGCTCAGTTTTTGACAAGACCTACAGGCTGGACTCAGGGAAAACTCCCACTAAATTTAAACAATCAGCAGTTTTGCTTCAGCTATTCTTTTAGTATCAAGTGATATAAGCAAAATACTGGCCGCAGCAGTCAAATGGCGTTGTACAGAATATGGATGATAGGATTTGGTTCTTTCAGTAAGACCCTGTGCCCAAACCCCCTGCGAGTCAACACCAGCAACGGCAACTGAAGTCTCACCTCActtctcagaaaagcagaagttatCTTGTACAGTAGGTAGTGAATCAGTACCACATCACAGTGATTTAGACAGTTTTGTTGGCTATTTCTTGTAAACAATGTATTATTTAATTCAATAATGCAAATTAAGAGATCTAAATGTGCTATGAAAAAACTTTACAGATCCAGTCCTTCAAACATTACCTGTGTAACTGCTACTTGACTTACATTAAATTTTGGCTTCACACCACCATCATAATGTCGACCTGCAGAAGAAAGTGTGTTATTAGCCTACAAAGAAAACATCCAATCATTTATAAAAGCATAATCTTGCATGTTCTTATGCAAACAATAATTATCCCTGCACgaaatgtgtatttcagaaTACCTGATTTTGTTTCGTAAAGTATTTGGCTTGGTGCAAATATTGCCTTCAATACATGCATTTTCtagtttattttactttacttaTACAACAAGGTTCCTCTTCTTTTCATTGAACAACTTGCAACCCTTACTGGGAAGAACTCCGGTGCCCCAAAATGACCACATTCCACCTATACCTGTATTTAATCATCCCAAACACACTTAGCAAaagcttcttctttcttcatacAGCAAACTCTATTGTCAAAGGGGGTGTGTTGAATTGCATGGCAAAAGCATGTTAACTATGGATGGGAATTTCTTTCCCTGCACTGGCCAGAGATGGGAAGCTGTGACAAATAACCTGACGGCCCAACTGCTTGCCAGGACAGTGAAGTTTCACAGATGACAGATCATTTCATGGACACTCTCACAGCTCCATCCTTCAAACATTtaactctgttttcatttggttaaaaaaaaaaaaaaa
Proteins encoded:
- the ATP6AP1L gene encoding V-type proton ATPase subunit S1-like protein, which gives rise to MEWQIPTPIGWICCPSHCQAERGCPAAHWTRGADVLGVEGLALFSMERNAALRFLLLFLYVGFAVSAEQMIATVDGSSPAFSDQDSLQKNGRHYDGGVKPKFNVVSYNLSRKGQWERASWRPFTHSHYSPLNVTVNGIPCILFWAKRIMIKFENHTQLDLTEKTFGVHATVDVGDSNCSEDNAMLSLKFGDIGNLKGLVIRFLLTTSYYQLSVQNWFSLHRLQLLYNHSIQATFNATRIYAPASYSYHCEHVSSLQRYDALLIPSSANDLSKLWEVTFIDFQIQGFNIQEGHFAYAKDCASFFSPAILMGLVMSLILLLVLAYALHMLIHLKSLDRHYECKASPTYFAQMKDNDVGEEKEPLRSSGNESYELRNQEFCKIYI